A DNA window from Pungitius pungitius chromosome 1, fPunPun2.1, whole genome shotgun sequence contains the following coding sequences:
- the psip1b gene encoding hepatoma-derived growth factor-related protein 2 isoform X1, protein MPARRRDQYKQGDLVFAKMKGFPHWPARIFKPDNGNKKRVLVFFFGTHQIGQVLLENIVPFVGNKTKYGCGVRSKGFSEGMWEIQNTPGVGSKLKVPTNTPPAAKAPPAAKAPPPKAPPATSSDKPSQDQLKSTDSKPGAGSKRVKRKQEAGAAATPPKRLSLRSTPQKAPESKTPPGKTSAGTRSRRSAAGRRSEEEEEEKKEEVEAEQHEETTPVVTPKVSEKPKAGPTQMSKNKGGPRDEEEESSQSQGIKKSKDDKKEEKEASQSQGVKKKRHEKEEEKESSQSQGVKKKRDEGEESSQGQGSKKRRGKEDESSQGQGVKKKKDDKKEEKEASQSQGVKKRDEKEEEESSQGQGVKKRRDVKEEEKEASQSQGVKKRDEKEEEESSQGQGVKKKRDEKEEGKEASQNQGVKKKRDEKEEGKEASQSQGVKKKRDEKEEGKEASQSQGVKKKRDEKEEGKEASQSQGVKKKRDEKEEGKESSQSQGVKEEEEKEKSQAGGEGRRKETTTRKGVKQKKEEEQKQDVEGERGAKIKETQEEKESSESQGVKRKRDQGEGAKRQEEEEKQKKTKPDEGGVEGKKEEVKVPGGRVVKTRRARKTQRGGGEEEEGTRRQTSKRMRGKKETETDGQEEEEEKKEVTEEKMKKCGGSKGTKARRAEEEPGGVAVDEERQWRLAAKRESLLRSLRGLLKAGRGGRRCQKKSGGGAKKSGGGAKSGGGAKKKVVEEKKRRSQAAAFEKKKSLTGRKEKETSTGVKPKGGAEKDKKVKVKSEKDEQKTETDKKTDGRKTSDDVKTKDKEEGTKTEERKIIGKIVKATCGGGTKVQVKTIMGGAAAEEKKNKEEKEKRSGKPKEAARETDDRKEEKKKKKKNSDEEPRATAKPQEKKKSKECEAGKTASTDEEMEKKSSQSAEEEAAAAVTKRPDAEDETKPQKSSDKPVAEEAAGRSAEEGDGAAEGGSSGGAEAERRSPAMTLTDSTLHRLHGDIRISLKTDNPDVRKCLTALDQLSMVYVTCKHVQRHSELVSTLRKLRSYRANRAVMDKAAMLYSRFKNAFLVGEGEEVVSAAFLRSLLEEKEREEAQRAEREQGKGEEPVVEGRSSEGGEGGGGGAETETMSLKAV, encoded by the exons ATGCCGGCGAGAAGAAGAGACCAGTACAAACAGGGAGACCTGGTGTTCGCCAAGATGAAGGGCTTCCCCCACTGGCCTGCGAGG atcTTTAAGCCGGACAACGGAAACAAGAAGCGGGTCCTGGTCTTCTTCTTCGGGACCCACCAGAT AGGTCAGGTCCTCCTGGAGAACATCGTCCCCTTCGTCGGGAACAAGACGAAGTACGGCTGCGGCGTCCGCAGCAAAGGCTTCTCCGAGGGCATGTGGGAGATCCAGAACACGCCAGGAGTCGGGAGTAAACTCAAA GTGCCGACCAACACGCCGCCCGCTGCTAAAGCTCCGCCCGCTGCCAAAGCTCCACCCCCTAAAGCTCCACCCGCTACCTCTTCTGATAAACCCTCGCAGGACCAACTTAAATCCACCGACAGCAAGCCGGGCGCCGGCAGCAAGCGAGTCAAACGTAAACAGGAAGCTGGCGCCGCGGCTACGCCTCCGAAGAGGCTCTCGCTGAGATCCACTCCGCAGAAAGCGCCGGAGTCCAAAACGCCGCCGGGCAAGACCTCCGCAGGCACCAGGAGCAGAAGGTCggcagcaggaaggagaagtgaggaggaggaggaggagaagaaggaggag GTCGAAGCCGAGCAGCACGAGGAGACGACACCCGTTGTGACCCCTAAAg TGAGCGAGAAGCCGAAGGCTGGTCCAACTCAAATGTCAAAGAACAAGGGAGGACCGagggacgaggaagaggagtcaTCACAGAGCCAAGGAATCAAAAAGAGCAAAGACGacaagaaggaagagaaggaggcatCACAAAGCCAAGGAGTTAAGAAGAAGAGACacgagaaggaggaagagaaggagtcaTCACAGAGCCAAGGAGtcaagaagaagagagatgagGGAGAGGAGTCATCACAGGGCCAAGGAAGCAAGAAGAGGAGAGGCAAGGAAGATGAGTCATCACAGGGCCAAGGagtcaagaagaagaaagacgacaagaaggaagagaaggaggcatCACAAAGCCAAGGAGTCAAGAAGAGAgacgagaaggaggaagaggagtcatCACAGGGCCAAGGAGTCAAGAAAAGGAGAGAcgtgaaggaggaagagaaggaggcttCACAAAGCCAAGGAGTCAAGAAGAGAgacgagaaggaggaagaggagtcatCACAGGGCCAAGGAGtcaagaagaagagagatgagaaggaggaagggaaggaggcaTCACAAAACCAAGGAGtcaagaagaagagagatgagaaggaggaagggaaggaggcaTCACAAAGCCAAGGAgtcaagaagaagagagacgagaaggaggaagggaaggaggcaTCACAAAGCCAAGGAgtcaagaagaagagagacgAGAAGGAAGAAGGGAAGGAGGCATCACAAAGCCAAGGAgtcaagaagaagagagacgAGAAGGAAGAAGGGAAGGAGTCATCACAAAGCCaaggagtgaaggaggaggaagagaaggaaaaaagtcAGGCCGGTGGTGAAGGAAGGAGAAAGGAGACGACAACAAGGAAAGGAGTGAAacaaaagaaggaggaggaacagaagcaagatgtggagggagagagaggagcaaagaTCAAAGAGACCCAGGAAGAGAAGGAGTCCTCAGAGAGCCAAGGAGTcaagaggaagagggaccagGGCGAAGGAGCAAaaaggcaggaagaggaggagaaacagaagaagacGAAGCCAGATGAAGGAGGtgtggaaggaaagaaagaagaggtgAAGGTTCCAGGGGGCCGAGTGGTGAAGACAAGGAGAGCAAGGAAAacacaacgaggaggaggagaggaagaggaggggacaaGGAGGCAGACTAGTAAACGAAtgagaggaaagaaggaaacTGAGACGgacggacaggaggaggaggaggagaagaaggaggtgacggaggaaaagatgaagaaatgtGGAGGGAGCAAAGGGACGAAGgcgaggagagcagaggaggagccggGAGGCGTCGCTGTGGACGAGGAG AGACAGTGGCGCCTGGCGGCCAAAAGGGAAAGTCTGCTGAGGTCTCTGAGAGGCCTCCTGAAGGccggaagaggagggaggaggtgcca GAAGAAGAGCGGAGGTGGAGCCAAGAAGAGTGGAGGCGGAGCCAAGAGCGGAGGCGGAGCCAAGaagaaggtggtggaggagaagaagagaagaagtcaGGCGGCTGcgtttgagaagaagaagagtttgACCGgcaggaaagagaaagaaacgtCGACGGGGGTGAAACCCAAAGGAGGTGCTGAAAAAGACAAGAAGGTGAAGGTGAAGTCGGAGAAGGACGAGCAGAAGACAGAGACGGACAAGAAGACAGACGGGAGGAAAACCTCGGACGACGTGAAGACAAAAGACAAGGAGGAGGGGACgaagacggaggagaggaagatcATCGGGAAGATCGTGAAGGCAACGTGTGGAGGAGGAACGAAGGTCCAGGTGAAGACCATCATGGGAGGAGCGGcggcagaagagaagaagaacaaagaggagaaggagaagaggtcAGGGAAACCGAAGGAGGCGGCGAGAGAGACGGACgacaggaaagaggagaagaagaagaagaagaagaacagcgACGAGGAGCCCAGAGCTACGGCAAAACcccaagagaagaagaagagcaaggaGTGCGAGGCGGGAAAAACGGCATCGACTgacgaggagatggagaagaagagcagccaaagtgcagaagaagaagcagcagcagcggtgacGAAGAGGCCCGACGCCGAAGATGAGACGAAACCACAGAAGAGCAGCGACAAGCCGGttgcggaggaggcggcggggaGGAGCgcggaggagggagacggggcGGCGGAGGGCGGCTCGTCGGGTGGCGCCGAGGCGGAGAGGCGGAGTCCCGCCATGACGCTGACGGACTCCACGCTGCACCGGCTCCACGGAGACATCCGGATCTCCCTGAAGACCGACAACCCC GACGTCAGGAAGTGTCTGACGGCGCTGGACCAGCTCAGCATGGTCTACGTGACGTGTAAACATGTCCAGAGGCACAGCGAGCTGGTCTCCACCCTCCGGAAG CTGCGCTCCTACCGAGCCAACCGGGCCGTCATGGACAAGGCGGCCATGTTGTACAGCCGCTTCAAGAACGCCTtcctggtgggggagggggaggaggtggtgagCGCCGCCTTCCTGCGctcgctgctggaggagaaggagcgggaGGAGGCTCAGCGGGCGGAGAGGGAGCAAGGCAAGGGGGAGGAGCCAgtggtggaggggaggagcagcgaaggaggagaaggaggaggagga
- the psip1b gene encoding hepatoma-derived growth factor-related protein 2 isoform X2, producing MPARRRDQYKQGDLVFAKMKGFPHWPARIFKPDNGNKKRVLVFFFGTHQIGQVLLENIVPFVGNKTKYGCGVRSKGFSEGMWEIQNTPGVGSKLKVPTNTPPAAKAPPAAKAPPPKAPPATSSDKPSQDQLKSTDSKPGAGSKRVKRKQEAGAAATPPKRLSLRSTPQKAPESKTPPGKTSAGTRSRRSAAGRRSEEEEEEKKEEVEAEQHEETTPVVTPKVSEKPKAGPTQMSKNKGGPRDEEEESSQSQGIKKSKDDKKEEKEASQSQGVKKKRHEKEEEKESSQSQGVKKKRDEGEESSQGQGSKKRRGKEDESSQGQGVKKKKDDKKEEKEASQSQGVKKRDEKEEEESSQGQGVKKRRDVKEEEKEASQSQGVKKRDEKEEEESSQGQGVKKKRDEKEEGKEASQNQGVKKKRDEKEEGKEASQSQGVKKKRDEKEEGKEASQSQGVKKKRDEKEEGKEASQSQGVKKKRDEKEEGKESSQSQGVKEEEEKEKSQAGGEGRRKETTTRKGVKQKKEEEQKQDVEGERGAKIKETQEEKESSESQGVKRKRDQGEGAKRQEEEEKQKKTKPDEGGVEGKKEEVKVPGGRVVKTRRARKTQRGGGEEEEGTRRQTSKRMRGKKETETDGQEEEEEKKEVTEEKMKKCGGSKGTKARRAEEEPGGVAVDEERQWRLAAKRESLLRSLRGLLKAGRGGRRKKSGGGAKKSGGGAKSGGGAKKKVVEEKKRRSQAAAFEKKKSLTGRKEKETSTGVKPKGGAEKDKKVKVKSEKDEQKTETDKKTDGRKTSDDVKTKDKEEGTKTEERKIIGKIVKATCGGGTKVQVKTIMGGAAAEEKKNKEEKEKRSGKPKEAARETDDRKEEKKKKKKNSDEEPRATAKPQEKKKSKECEAGKTASTDEEMEKKSSQSAEEEAAAAVTKRPDAEDETKPQKSSDKPVAEEAAGRSAEEGDGAAEGGSSGGAEAERRSPAMTLTDSTLHRLHGDIRISLKTDNPDVRKCLTALDQLSMVYVTCKHVQRHSELVSTLRKLRSYRANRAVMDKAAMLYSRFKNAFLVGEGEEVVSAAFLRSLLEEKEREEAQRAEREQGKGEEPVVEGRSSEGGEGGGGGAETETMSLKAV from the exons ATGCCGGCGAGAAGAAGAGACCAGTACAAACAGGGAGACCTGGTGTTCGCCAAGATGAAGGGCTTCCCCCACTGGCCTGCGAGG atcTTTAAGCCGGACAACGGAAACAAGAAGCGGGTCCTGGTCTTCTTCTTCGGGACCCACCAGAT AGGTCAGGTCCTCCTGGAGAACATCGTCCCCTTCGTCGGGAACAAGACGAAGTACGGCTGCGGCGTCCGCAGCAAAGGCTTCTCCGAGGGCATGTGGGAGATCCAGAACACGCCAGGAGTCGGGAGTAAACTCAAA GTGCCGACCAACACGCCGCCCGCTGCTAAAGCTCCGCCCGCTGCCAAAGCTCCACCCCCTAAAGCTCCACCCGCTACCTCTTCTGATAAACCCTCGCAGGACCAACTTAAATCCACCGACAGCAAGCCGGGCGCCGGCAGCAAGCGAGTCAAACGTAAACAGGAAGCTGGCGCCGCGGCTACGCCTCCGAAGAGGCTCTCGCTGAGATCCACTCCGCAGAAAGCGCCGGAGTCCAAAACGCCGCCGGGCAAGACCTCCGCAGGCACCAGGAGCAGAAGGTCggcagcaggaaggagaagtgaggaggaggaggaggagaagaaggaggag GTCGAAGCCGAGCAGCACGAGGAGACGACACCCGTTGTGACCCCTAAAg TGAGCGAGAAGCCGAAGGCTGGTCCAACTCAAATGTCAAAGAACAAGGGAGGACCGagggacgaggaagaggagtcaTCACAGAGCCAAGGAATCAAAAAGAGCAAAGACGacaagaaggaagagaaggaggcatCACAAAGCCAAGGAGTTAAGAAGAAGAGACacgagaaggaggaagagaaggagtcaTCACAGAGCCAAGGAGtcaagaagaagagagatgagGGAGAGGAGTCATCACAGGGCCAAGGAAGCAAGAAGAGGAGAGGCAAGGAAGATGAGTCATCACAGGGCCAAGGagtcaagaagaagaaagacgacaagaaggaagagaaggaggcatCACAAAGCCAAGGAGTCAAGAAGAGAgacgagaaggaggaagaggagtcatCACAGGGCCAAGGAGTCAAGAAAAGGAGAGAcgtgaaggaggaagagaaggaggcttCACAAAGCCAAGGAGTCAAGAAGAGAgacgagaaggaggaagaggagtcatCACAGGGCCAAGGAGtcaagaagaagagagatgagaaggaggaagggaaggaggcaTCACAAAACCAAGGAGtcaagaagaagagagatgagaaggaggaagggaaggaggcaTCACAAAGCCAAGGAgtcaagaagaagagagacgagaaggaggaagggaaggaggcaTCACAAAGCCAAGGAgtcaagaagaagagagacgAGAAGGAAGAAGGGAAGGAGGCATCACAAAGCCAAGGAgtcaagaagaagagagacgAGAAGGAAGAAGGGAAGGAGTCATCACAAAGCCaaggagtgaaggaggaggaagagaaggaaaaaagtcAGGCCGGTGGTGAAGGAAGGAGAAAGGAGACGACAACAAGGAAAGGAGTGAAacaaaagaaggaggaggaacagaagcaagatgtggagggagagagaggagcaaagaTCAAAGAGACCCAGGAAGAGAAGGAGTCCTCAGAGAGCCAAGGAGTcaagaggaagagggaccagGGCGAAGGAGCAAaaaggcaggaagaggaggagaaacagaagaagacGAAGCCAGATGAAGGAGGtgtggaaggaaagaaagaagaggtgAAGGTTCCAGGGGGCCGAGTGGTGAAGACAAGGAGAGCAAGGAAAacacaacgaggaggaggagaggaagaggaggggacaaGGAGGCAGACTAGTAAACGAAtgagaggaaagaaggaaacTGAGACGgacggacaggaggaggaggaggagaagaaggaggtgacggaggaaaagatgaagaaatgtGGAGGGAGCAAAGGGACGAAGgcgaggagagcagaggaggagccggGAGGCGTCGCTGTGGACGAGGAG AGACAGTGGCGCCTGGCGGCCAAAAGGGAAAGTCTGCTGAGGTCTCTGAGAGGCCTCCTGAAGGccggaagaggagggaggag GAAGAAGAGCGGAGGTGGAGCCAAGAAGAGTGGAGGCGGAGCCAAGAGCGGAGGCGGAGCCAAGaagaaggtggtggaggagaagaagagaagaagtcaGGCGGCTGcgtttgagaagaagaagagtttgACCGgcaggaaagagaaagaaacgtCGACGGGGGTGAAACCCAAAGGAGGTGCTGAAAAAGACAAGAAGGTGAAGGTGAAGTCGGAGAAGGACGAGCAGAAGACAGAGACGGACAAGAAGACAGACGGGAGGAAAACCTCGGACGACGTGAAGACAAAAGACAAGGAGGAGGGGACgaagacggaggagaggaagatcATCGGGAAGATCGTGAAGGCAACGTGTGGAGGAGGAACGAAGGTCCAGGTGAAGACCATCATGGGAGGAGCGGcggcagaagagaagaagaacaaagaggagaaggagaagaggtcAGGGAAACCGAAGGAGGCGGCGAGAGAGACGGACgacaggaaagaggagaagaagaagaagaagaagaacagcgACGAGGAGCCCAGAGCTACGGCAAAACcccaagagaagaagaagagcaaggaGTGCGAGGCGGGAAAAACGGCATCGACTgacgaggagatggagaagaagagcagccaaagtgcagaagaagaagcagcagcagcggtgacGAAGAGGCCCGACGCCGAAGATGAGACGAAACCACAGAAGAGCAGCGACAAGCCGGttgcggaggaggcggcggggaGGAGCgcggaggagggagacggggcGGCGGAGGGCGGCTCGTCGGGTGGCGCCGAGGCGGAGAGGCGGAGTCCCGCCATGACGCTGACGGACTCCACGCTGCACCGGCTCCACGGAGACATCCGGATCTCCCTGAAGACCGACAACCCC GACGTCAGGAAGTGTCTGACGGCGCTGGACCAGCTCAGCATGGTCTACGTGACGTGTAAACATGTCCAGAGGCACAGCGAGCTGGTCTCCACCCTCCGGAAG CTGCGCTCCTACCGAGCCAACCGGGCCGTCATGGACAAGGCGGCCATGTTGTACAGCCGCTTCAAGAACGCCTtcctggtgggggagggggaggaggtggtgagCGCCGCCTTCCTGCGctcgctgctggaggagaaggagcgggaGGAGGCTCAGCGGGCGGAGAGGGAGCAAGGCAAGGGGGAGGAGCCAgtggtggaggggaggagcagcgaaggaggagaaggaggaggagga